Proteins encoded together in one Chaetodon auriga isolate fChaAug3 chromosome 20, fChaAug3.hap1, whole genome shotgun sequence window:
- the cby1 gene encoding protein chibby homolog 1 isoform X1, whose translation MEDLKKSLKMPLFGNTFSPKKTPPRKSASLSSLHTLDRSTREVELGLEYGPPVMNIGGQSWKFEDGQWITESGGNASGRELQRLKKRNVQLEEENNLLKLKIEVLLDMLTETTVEYHLMEKEVEDIKTQHRRKK comes from the exons ATGGAG GACCTTAAAAAGTCACTAAAGATGCCGCTCtttggaaacacattcagtccGAAAAAGACTCCACCTCGCAAATCTGCATCTCTGTCCAGTCTTCACACG TTGGATCGCTCAACTAGAGAAGTGGAGCTGGGTCTTGAGTATGGACCTCCTGTGATGAACATTGGAGGTCAGAGCTGGAAATTTGAAGATGGACAGTGGATTACAG AATCTGGTGGGAATGCATCTGGTAGAGAATTGCAGCGGCTTaagaaaagaaatgtacaactggaggaggagaacaacCTCCTGAAACTAAAGATTGAAGTTCTCTTGGACATG TTGACAGAGACTACTGTAGAGTACCACCTGATGGAGAAAGAAGTGGAAGATATAAAGACTCAGCATCGAAGGAAGAAATGA
- the cby1 gene encoding protein chibby homolog 1 isoform X2 — translation MPLFGNTFSPKKTPPRKSASLSSLHTLDRSTREVELGLEYGPPVMNIGGQSWKFEDGQWITESGGNASGRELQRLKKRNVQLEEENNLLKLKIEVLLDMLTETTVEYHLMEKEVEDIKTQHRRKK, via the exons ATGCCGCTCtttggaaacacattcagtccGAAAAAGACTCCACCTCGCAAATCTGCATCTCTGTCCAGTCTTCACACG TTGGATCGCTCAACTAGAGAAGTGGAGCTGGGTCTTGAGTATGGACCTCCTGTGATGAACATTGGAGGTCAGAGCTGGAAATTTGAAGATGGACAGTGGATTACAG AATCTGGTGGGAATGCATCTGGTAGAGAATTGCAGCGGCTTaagaaaagaaatgtacaactggaggaggagaacaacCTCCTGAAACTAAAGATTGAAGTTCTCTTGGACATG TTGACAGAGACTACTGTAGAGTACCACCTGATGGAGAAAGAAGTGGAAGATATAAAGACTCAGCATCGAAGGAAGAAATGA